The DNA region GGCGGAAAATACTCAAAACCCATGCGGAACCAAGCCAACTGATATTGTGATTCGTCGGTCATGTAGGGATTGAGAACGAAAAATGCAAGCACCGCGATAACCCAGATCGCATTGCGCACGATCACCGCCGCTGCGCCAGACCAGATGCTGTAGGAAGCGGATTTGATAGTGTCCGCCGATTGAATGCGCTGCGCTTCGACAAACCAGTCGCTGTGCGTGGCCATGCCAAAACCGCCGAAAAAAGGCACAATAATCATAGTGATGAGCCATAGCAATGGGTAATCACCGGTTACAAAACCTGTAAAATGAAATGGATTAAGCATCTCCGGCCGGTTGAGCGTCTGAATTTTCTCCACAATGGCGGTCGGACCGCCGGCGGCCATAGCCGCCCATATGCTCACCAGAATAATGATGAACAGCATGGTGATGCCCTGCTGCACATCCGCGATGATCACACCCCAAAAGCCTGAGGTCATCGCATAGACGGCGCACAGGCTGGAGAAGATAACCAATCCGTACCAGATCGGCCAGTTGAACGCCCAGGCGCACACATTGCCCATGGCGATGCCGACCCAGCCGGCGATGAACATATTCAGCGCCACCTGCCAGCCGGCCATCCAGCCTCGCATCAGCTCAGCCGGCAGACCGCTGAAGCGCAGGGTCTGCCACTCTGCTTGGGTGCTTGCCAGCGAACGGCGGAAAATACGGGTGGAAACGAACGCACTGATGGCGCACCAACCGGCAAACAGCGACCCCCAGATGCCGTACATGCCGGATCGGTACACCCAGCCGGAAAACCACATCGGTGTGTCCGTGGCGGTATGGGTAGCGAAATTGGACGTAGCCGGAAGCCACCAGGGCAGGCCACGACCGGCCAGAAAAAAGTCCGCCCCTGATCGTTTTCCCAGTCGATAAAACAATACACCGGAAAAAACGGTCAAGAGAATGTAGGCGATGGACCAAAAGTAATCCAGCCCGGAAAAATGAACCATAGATTTGCCTCCTCTCCCAGTCGGGGCACTCCGGCCGAGAATCTAGTTGAATCTTTCAAGGATTGTAGTAAATTAAGCCATGACACAACGAATTCGGATCAGCCACTGGCTTCTCCTGGGACTCGTGCTGCCGACCCTTCTCTCTGGAAGGGATCACCTGGTGGGCGTCGGGATCACATTGCATAAGAAAATTCTGATCAACTTTGCTCTTCAGCGCACGCTGAGTTCCTCATCCTGGCTGCGCCTGCGTGTCTATCTGGCGGCCGACGGCCGACCGGTCGCCTTTGGCCTGCACACCTTTCAGGCCGACAAAACCGGGAGCTGCTGGCAGCCATTTTTGGGCGCCGGTGTGGAGGTCCTGCCGCA from bacterium includes:
- a CDS encoding sodium:solute symporter; the encoded protein is MVHFSGLDYFWSIAYILLTVFSGVLFYRLGKRSGADFFLAGRGLPWWLPATSNFATHTATDTPMWFSGWVYRSGMYGIWGSLFAGWCAISAFVSTRIFRRSLASTQAEWQTLRFSGLPAELMRGWMAGWQVALNMFIAGWVGIAMGNVCAWAFNWPIWYGLVIFSSLCAVYAMTSGFWGVIIADVQQGITMLFIIILVSIWAAMAAGGPTAIVEKIQTLNRPEMLNPFHFTGFVTGDYPLLWLITMIIVPFFGGFGMATHSDWFVEAQRIQSADTIKSASYSIWSGAAAVIVRNAIWVIAVLAFFVLNPYMTDESQYQLAWFRMGFEYFPPGLVGFFFAAILAIHFSTVSGILNLGAMYATRDLYNHYINPQATDKQIVRMGRLWTLIVLLGSFFFGMMIGKDVTKWLFFALWLMTAGTWLPNILQVIWWRFNGWGYLSAWVANLGICWLVVWILPAFGVLPVLKDFQQFWLLMVLVALVYLPVTFLTKPDDMDRLVKVYVQTRPIGFWGPVRREAERRGLLQKKEAIDLRAEQEARKEG